A part of Entelurus aequoreus isolate RoL-2023_Sb linkage group LG10, RoL_Eaeq_v1.1, whole genome shotgun sequence genomic DNA contains:
- the clns1a gene encoding methylosome subunit pICln, whose translation MVLLQNLRPPTEGVKLQQADTTAVMDGNKLGCGTLYVAETRLSWFDGAGLGFCLEYPTIGLHAISRDVSAYPQEHLYVMVNGKLSEENEAEMADKAAEEEDDGGSSDGGDDEEGAITEIRFVPGDKAALDSMFAAMCECQALHPDPEDDDSDNDFEGEEYDVEEAGQT comes from the exons ATGGTTTTGTTGCAGAACCTCCGTCCTCCCACCGAGGGAGTGAAGCTCCAGCAAGCCGACACCACTGCAGTCATGGACGGCAACAAGTTGGGCTGTGGGACGCTCTACGTCGCTGAAAC ACGTCTGTCGTGGTTTGACGGCGCCGGGCTGGGCTTCTGTCTGGAATACCCCACCATCGGCCTGCACGCCATCTCCAGAGACGTCAGCGCGTACCCTCAGGAGCATCTCTACGTCATGGTCAACGGGAAGCTCAGTG AGGAGAACGAGGCAGAAATGGCGGACAAGGCGGCCGAGGAGGAAGACGACGGCGGCAGCAGTGATGGTGGCGATGACGAAGAGGGAGCCATCACTGAGATCCGATTTGTGCCCGGTGACAAGGCTGCAT tGGACTCCATGTTTGCCGCCATGTGCGAATGCCAGGCGCTGCATCCTGACCCAGAAGACGACGACTCCGATAACGACTTTGAAGGCGAAGAGTACGATGTGGAGGAGGCCGGTCAGAcataa
- the aqp11 gene encoding aquaporin-11 isoform X1 — protein sequence MSADVAVSLAVLVGVVALSDVIRRPLCGLLAGTSMRAYAAELVSTFQLCCCTHELQLLSEVGVVPAGVSLTLTYLAAVTHGLTFRGATGNPIGTLAHAYRARISGVSALLRIACQFAAARAARAAVQVIWGRGLSGLHARHALSGFRCASAIRAPLHAAACVELACAFAVQTAVTHARGLRDRYRVHATAAVITSVVCAGGSVTGAVFNPALAFSTLFGCTGSSTAEYCVVYWVGPLLARFCHSSCRNGVLCADLRQSVSSVTIGRHEEEVRHQQHVTGRAQTTRRRQLYVTFFPPVDCNLKKVMAISGHFIRYKSCQKAVQNYSAGVPKLCPLRATD from the exons ATGTCTGCAGATGTCGCGGTGTCTCTGGCGGTCCTGGTGGGCGTGGTCGCGCTGAGTGATGTCATCCGGAGGCCCTTGTGCGGTCTCCTTGCGGGCACGAGCATGCGCGCGTACGCCGCCGAGCTCGTGTCCACTTTCCAGCTGTGCTGCTGCACGCACGAGCTCCAGCTGCTGTCGGAGGTGGGCGTGGTCCCGGCGGGTGTGTCTCTGACGCTCACCTACCTGGCGGCGGTGACCCACGGCCTCACCTTCCGCGGCGCCACGGGGAACCCCATCGGCACGCTGGCGCACGCCTACCGCGCCCGCATCTCGGGCGTGAGCGCGCTGCTGAGGATCGCGTGCCAGTTCGCCGCCGCCCGCGCGGCGCGCGCCGCGGTGCAGGTGATCTGGGGGCGGGGCTTGTCCGGGCTGCACGCGCGCCACGCCCTCAGCGGCTTCCGGTGCGCCAGCGCCATACGCGCGCCCCTTCACGCCGCCGCGTGCGTGGAACTGGCGTGCGCCTTCGCCGTTCAGACGGCTGTCACGCACGCGCGCGGCCTGCGCGACAGGTACCGCGTGCACGCGACCGCTGCGGTCATCACGTCGGTGGTCTGTGCAG GGGGCAGTGTGACAGGAGCAGTGTTCAACCCGGCTTTGGCCTTCTCCACGCTGTTTGGCTGCACCGGAAGCTCCACAGCGGAATACTGCGTGGTCTACTGGGTGGGACCCCTGCTGG CGCGTTTCTGCCACTCTTCTTGCAGGAATGGCGTCCTCTGTGCTGATCTTCGACAAAGTGTCTCCTCCGTTACCATTGGACGCCATGAAGAGGAAGTGAGACATCAGCAACACGTGACCGGAAGGGCACAAACTACAAGAAGGCGCCAACTTTATgtgactttttttccccccgtggATTGTAACTTGAAGAAAGTCATGGCGATtagtggccacttcattaggtacaagaGCTGTCAAAAAGCAGTACAAAATTATagtgcaggggtgcccaaactttgtccactgagggccacagactga
- the aqp11 gene encoding aquaporin-11 isoform X2 → MSADVAVSLAVLVGVVALSDVIRRPLCGLLAGTSMRAYAAELVSTFQLCCCTHELQLLSEVGVVPAGVSLTLTYLAAVTHGLTFRGATGNPIGTLAHAYRARISGVSALLRIACQFAAARAARAAVQVIWGRGLSGLHARHALSGFRCASAIRAPLHAAACVELACAFAVQTAVTHARGLRDRYRVHATAAVITSVVCAGGSVTGAVFNPALAFSTLFGCTGSSTAEYCVVYWVGPLLGMASSVLIFDKVSPPLPLDAMKRK, encoded by the exons ATGTCTGCAGATGTCGCGGTGTCTCTGGCGGTCCTGGTGGGCGTGGTCGCGCTGAGTGATGTCATCCGGAGGCCCTTGTGCGGTCTCCTTGCGGGCACGAGCATGCGCGCGTACGCCGCCGAGCTCGTGTCCACTTTCCAGCTGTGCTGCTGCACGCACGAGCTCCAGCTGCTGTCGGAGGTGGGCGTGGTCCCGGCGGGTGTGTCTCTGACGCTCACCTACCTGGCGGCGGTGACCCACGGCCTCACCTTCCGCGGCGCCACGGGGAACCCCATCGGCACGCTGGCGCACGCCTACCGCGCCCGCATCTCGGGCGTGAGCGCGCTGCTGAGGATCGCGTGCCAGTTCGCCGCCGCCCGCGCGGCGCGCGCCGCGGTGCAGGTGATCTGGGGGCGGGGCTTGTCCGGGCTGCACGCGCGCCACGCCCTCAGCGGCTTCCGGTGCGCCAGCGCCATACGCGCGCCCCTTCACGCCGCCGCGTGCGTGGAACTGGCGTGCGCCTTCGCCGTTCAGACGGCTGTCACGCACGCGCGCGGCCTGCGCGACAGGTACCGCGTGCACGCGACCGCTGCGGTCATCACGTCGGTGGTCTGTGCAG GGGGCAGTGTGACAGGAGCAGTGTTCAACCCGGCTTTGGCCTTCTCCACGCTGTTTGGCTGCACCGGAAGCTCCACAGCGGAATACTGCGTGGTCTACTGGGTGGGACCCCTGCTGG GAATGGCGTCCTCTGTGCTGATCTTCGACAAAGTGTCTCCTCCGTTACCATTGGACGCCATGAAGAGGAAGTGA